The following are from one region of the Achromobacter xylosoxidans genome:
- a CDS encoding YbdK family carboxylate-amine ligase encodes MEQIPFISSAPNTLGIELELQLIDPRSFDLTAASDELLAQMANHPIADRVKPEITRSMIELNSSVHEHPMGLLAEMREMRDALIEAADAVGVSVAGGGAHPFMRWQERSISDTPRFQYLAEMYGYLARQFTVFGQHIHLGVKSGDDSIKLLRRLSPYVPHFIALSASSPYCEGVDTLFSCSRLNAVNSFPLAGHMPPEVKDWYQFEAHLAQLRAYGLAESIKDLYWDIRPKPEFGTVEIRVCDTPLTVERACQLAAFAQALAVLLMREGDPGDGAWLSYRSNHFQACRFGLQGSYVTPDGQRLRLMDHLRNLFQRLMPVAEELGTGDMIAALRDESMRSGNDSRWLRSQFHRLRDLPLVVEAMSNAWRGAASPGVGPAEPTAVLRRRIRATSEPMSALPASEPGVSVPMPERLH; translated from the coding sequence ATGGAACAGATCCCGTTCATTTCGTCGGCCCCCAACACCCTGGGCATCGAGCTCGAGCTGCAACTGATAGACCCGCGCAGTTTTGACCTGACCGCAGCCTCGGACGAGCTGCTGGCCCAAATGGCCAACCACCCCATCGCCGACCGCGTTAAACCGGAAATCACGCGGTCCATGATTGAACTGAATTCCTCGGTGCACGAGCACCCCATGGGCCTCCTGGCCGAGATGCGCGAAATGCGCGACGCGCTGATCGAAGCGGCGGACGCCGTGGGCGTGTCGGTCGCCGGCGGCGGCGCCCACCCCTTCATGCGGTGGCAGGAACGGTCCATTTCGGACACCCCGCGCTTCCAGTACCTGGCCGAAATGTACGGTTACCTGGCGCGTCAATTTACGGTCTTCGGCCAGCACATCCACCTGGGCGTCAAGAGCGGCGACGATTCCATCAAACTGTTGCGCCGCCTGTCGCCCTATGTGCCGCACTTTATCGCCTTGTCGGCCTCGTCGCCCTATTGCGAGGGGGTGGACACCTTGTTTTCGTGCTCGCGCCTGAACGCGGTCAACAGCTTCCCGCTGGCCGGCCACATGCCGCCCGAAGTGAAGGACTGGTACCAGTTCGAGGCCCATCTGGCGCAGCTGCGCGCCTATGGCCTGGCGGAAAGCATCAAGGACCTGTACTGGGACATTCGTCCCAAGCCGGAATTCGGCACCGTCGAAATCCGCGTATGCGACACGCCGCTGACGGTCGAGCGGGCTTGCCAGCTGGCAGCCTTCGCCCAGGCCCTGGCGGTGCTGCTGATGCGCGAGGGCGACCCGGGCGACGGCGCCTGGCTGTCCTACCGCAGCAACCACTTCCAGGCCTGCCGCTTCGGTCTGCAGGGCAGCTACGTGACGCCGGACGGCCAGCGTCTGCGGCTGATGGACCACCTGCGCAACCTGTTCCAGCGCCTGATGCCGGTGGCGGAAGAGCTGGGCACGGGCGACATGATCGCTGCCCTGCGCGACGAATCCATGCGCAGCGGCAACGATTCCCGCTGGCTGCGCAGCCAGTTCCACCGCTTGCGCGACCTGCCGCTGGTGGTGGAGGCCATGTCGAACGCCTGGCGCGGCGCGGCCTCGCCTGGCGTAGGGCCCGCGGAACCGACGGCAGTCTTGAGGCGCCGTATTCGCGCAACCTCAGAGCCTATGTCGGCGCTGCCGGCTTCCGAGCCCGGGGTCAGCGTGCCGATGCCGGAACGGCTGCACTAG